The Geomonas ferrireducens genome includes a window with the following:
- a CDS encoding trimeric intracellular cation channel family protein → MDQQAIIYALDLLGTVAFAASGALAGVRRGMDLLGVIVLGIVTATGGGVIRDVLLNDTPPFCFKNELYLYLAVAASVIVFMTPTSFEKMNRAMLLLDALGLGTFLVIGTSKALHFNLGLMGAIIMGVMTATCGGLVRDTLSNEIPLILQREIYASACVVGGALFYFLHHTAVPTPINLTVSALTVIAIRVTAIVKGWQLPRGQAF, encoded by the coding sequence ATGGACCAGCAAGCGATCATCTACGCCCTCGACCTCCTGGGGACCGTCGCCTTCGCCGCCTCCGGCGCACTTGCCGGCGTGCGCCGCGGCATGGACCTCCTGGGCGTCATCGTCTTAGGCATCGTCACCGCCACCGGTGGCGGCGTCATCCGCGACGTGCTGTTGAACGACACTCCCCCCTTCTGCTTCAAAAACGAGCTCTATCTCTACCTCGCCGTCGCCGCCTCGGTGATCGTTTTCATGACCCCCACAAGCTTCGAGAAGATGAACCGCGCCATGCTCCTTCTGGACGCACTCGGTCTCGGCACCTTCCTCGTCATCGGCACCTCCAAGGCGCTCCATTTCAACCTGGGGCTCATGGGGGCGATCATCATGGGGGTCATGACCGCAACCTGCGGGGGGCTCGTGCGCGACACCCTGAGCAACGAGATCCCGCTCATCCTACAGCGCGAGATCTATGCTTCGGCCTGCGTGGTGGGCGGCGCCCTCTTCTATTTCCTGCACCACACCGCAGTCCCCACCCCTATCAACCTGACCGTCTCCGCCCTCACCGTGATCGCCATCAGGGTCACCGCCATCGTCAAGGGGTGGCAGTTGCCGCGCGGACAGGCGTTCTAG